A window of the Myxococcus fulvus genome harbors these coding sequences:
- a CDS encoding Glu/Leu/Phe/Val family dehydrogenase — translation MSAVEGTNYYFRKAARIMDVGTPIETLLATPLREVKVQVSIEMDSGEIRTFLGYRIQHDNSRGPMKGGLRYHPALNQDESSSLASLMTWKTAVVNVPYGGAKGGIACDPSQLSLKELERLTRKFVDQIQDVIGPTRDIPAPDVNTNPQVMAWIMDQYSRYHGHSPAVVTGKPLELYGSKGREAATGRGLLYVCREILRDLGLPVKGTRFAVQGFGNVGSHTAQLLWEDGGVVVAVADVLGGIRNPAGLDIPSLFEHVKRTGTVTGFTGGTACTNEEVLAADCEVLIPAALGHVLTRDNANSVRARLIIEGANGPTQPEADEIFEKRGIFVVPDVLASSGGVTVSYFEWVQNLQHLSWEEDRVNAELEKTMKEAYERVAQIARSRKVSMRTAAYILAIGRVGKATVLRGI, via the coding sequence ATGAGCGCCGTCGAGGGTACCAACTACTACTTCCGCAAGGCCGCGCGGATCATGGACGTGGGAACCCCCATCGAAACGCTGCTCGCCACGCCCCTGCGCGAGGTGAAGGTCCAGGTCTCCATCGAGATGGACTCCGGGGAGATCCGCACCTTCCTCGGCTACCGCATCCAGCACGACAACAGCCGCGGCCCCATGAAGGGCGGCCTGCGCTACCACCCCGCGCTGAACCAGGACGAGTCCTCGTCGCTCGCGTCGCTGATGACCTGGAAGACGGCCGTGGTGAACGTGCCCTACGGCGGCGCCAAGGGCGGCATCGCGTGCGACCCGTCGCAGCTGAGCCTCAAGGAGCTGGAGCGGCTGACGCGCAAGTTCGTGGACCAGATTCAGGACGTCATCGGTCCCACGCGGGACATCCCCGCCCCCGACGTCAACACCAACCCCCAGGTGATGGCGTGGATCATGGACCAGTACTCGCGCTACCACGGCCACTCGCCCGCCGTCGTCACGGGCAAGCCGCTGGAGCTCTACGGCTCCAAGGGCCGCGAGGCGGCCACCGGGCGTGGCCTCTTGTACGTGTGCCGTGAAATCCTGCGGGATTTGGGCCTGCCGGTGAAGGGCACGCGCTTCGCGGTGCAGGGCTTCGGCAACGTGGGCAGCCACACCGCGCAGCTGTTGTGGGAGGACGGCGGCGTGGTGGTGGCCGTGGCGGACGTGCTGGGCGGCATCCGCAACCCCGCGGGCCTGGACATCCCGTCGCTCTTCGAGCACGTCAAGCGCACCGGCACGGTGACGGGCTTCACGGGCGGCACGGCGTGCACCAACGAGGAGGTGCTCGCGGCCGACTGCGAGGTGCTCATCCCCGCGGCGCTGGGCCACGTGCTCACCCGCGACAACGCCAACAGTGTCCGCGCGCGGCTCATCATCGAGGGCGCCAACGGCCCCACCCAGCCGGAGGCGGACGAAATCTTCGAGAAGCGCGGCATCTTCGTGGTGCCGGACGTGCTCGCCAGCTCCGGCGGCGTCACGGTGAGCTACTTCGAGTGGGTGCAGAACCTCCAGCACCTGTCCTGGGAAGAGGACCGCGTCAACGCGGAGCTGGAGAAGACGATGAAGGAGGCCTACGAGCGCGTGGCGCAGATTGCCCGCTCGCGCAAGGTCTCCATGCGGACGGCGGCCTACATCCTCGCCATCGGCCGGGTGGGCAAGGCCACCGTGCTGCGCGGCATCTGA
- the ilvA gene encoding threonine ammonia-lyase, whose amino-acid sequence MVTLQDILTARERLRDAIRPTPCPASDYFTERTECGAVYFKLENLQRTGAFKERGALNKLLTLTPEERQRGVIAASAGNHAQGVAYHARRLGVKATIVMPERTPLIKVSRTRDDYGARVVLKGTNYDEAYAEALRIQQSEGLVFVHPFNDPHVIAGQGTIGLELLEQWPDVEVVLVPIGGGGLISGIACALKEKKPGVQVIGVQTSTIDSMKASVAAGKLMELPAAGTTIADGIAVKRVGELTFEMVRKYVDTIVSVDEEEIAAAILTLLEQEKSVVEGAGAVGVAAVLNGHVPQAKGKRTAIILSGGNIDMNVISRIIERGLVKAGRLVQLEVRLPDRPGMLARLTTRIADLRANVVDLHHERAFSKAGLGEAMVEVTLETTGPSHIRELEQALEELGWQVARK is encoded by the coding sequence ATGGTCACCCTCCAGGACATCCTCACCGCGCGGGAGCGTCTGCGCGACGCCATCCGGCCCACGCCCTGCCCCGCCTCGGACTACTTCACCGAGCGCACCGAGTGCGGCGCGGTGTACTTCAAGCTGGAGAACCTCCAGCGCACGGGCGCCTTCAAGGAGCGCGGCGCGCTCAACAAGCTGCTGACACTGACGCCGGAGGAGCGCCAGCGGGGCGTCATCGCCGCGTCCGCCGGCAACCACGCGCAGGGCGTCGCGTACCACGCGCGCCGGTTGGGGGTGAAGGCCACCATCGTCATGCCGGAGCGCACGCCGCTCATCAAGGTGTCGCGCACGCGCGACGACTACGGCGCGCGCGTGGTGCTCAAGGGCACCAACTACGACGAGGCCTACGCGGAGGCGCTGCGCATCCAGCAGTCCGAGGGCCTGGTCTTCGTGCACCCGTTCAATGACCCGCACGTCATCGCGGGCCAGGGCACCATCGGCCTGGAGCTGCTCGAGCAGTGGCCGGACGTGGAGGTGGTGCTGGTGCCCATCGGCGGCGGCGGGCTCATCTCCGGCATCGCCTGCGCGCTGAAGGAGAAGAAGCCCGGCGTCCAGGTCATCGGCGTGCAGACGTCCACCATCGACAGCATGAAGGCCTCCGTCGCGGCGGGGAAGCTGATGGAGCTGCCGGCGGCGGGGACCACCATCGCGGACGGCATCGCCGTGAAGCGGGTGGGCGAGCTGACCTTCGAGATGGTGCGCAAGTACGTGGACACCATCGTGTCGGTGGACGAGGAGGAGATCGCCGCCGCCATCCTCACGCTGCTCGAGCAGGAGAAGAGCGTGGTGGAGGGCGCGGGCGCGGTGGGCGTGGCCGCGGTGCTCAACGGACACGTGCCCCAGGCGAAGGGCAAGCGCACCGCCATCATCCTGAGCGGCGGCAACATCGACATGAACGTCATCAGCCGCATCATCGAGCGCGGCCTGGTGAAGGCCGGCCGCCTGGTGCAGCTCGAGGTGCGGCTGCCGGACCGGCCGGGCATGCTCGCGCGGCTGACGACGCGCATCGCGGACCTGAGGGCCAACGTGGTGGACCTGCACCACGAGCGCGCCTTCTCCAAGGCGGGGCTGGGCGAGGCCATGGTGGAGGTGACGCTGGAGACCACGGGTCCTTCGCACATCCGCGAGCTGGAGCAGGCCCTGGAGGAGCTGGGCTGGCAGGTGGCCCGCAAGTAA